CATTATGCTGGGGCGTATACGGTGCAGTAACCTCATGTGTTACGCCTTTGCTCTTACAGATCTCTTCAAACGCACGTGAGGTAAACTCCCCTCCACCATCAGTTCTTAAGACCTTCAGAGTCTTGCCACTCTCTCTTTCTACACAAGTCACATATCTCTTGAAAACCTCCAGCGCTTCACCTTTTGTCTTGATAGTATACACCCAACTCATTCTGCTAAACTCATCCACGAAAACAATGAAATATTTGCTTCCTGCCAATGATGGAACTTCAAGCGGGCCACAAATATCTGAGTGTACTACTTCTAGACACTCTCTTGAACGCATctttatctttgacttgaaagATTCCTGGATTGCTTGCCTACCAAACAAGACTTGCATGCATAAACTTGTAAAGAAATGCAGGGTATACCTGAAACCATATCCTTTTCTTCAAGTTTCTGCATGtctctaaaatttaaatgaCTGAGACGCTGATGCCACAACCAACTCTCTTCAATCTTGGCAGTAGACAAACATTGCAAGTTTTCTACTACATCTAACCTTACTTGAAACATCCTATTCTTCGAAATTTTGCTGGTCAAGATCAGCCTTCTATTACTGTCAAACAACTCAACTTGATCATGATTTCCCATGATCACCGTGTATCCCTTTTCAACCAGTTGTCCAATGCTGAGAAGATTGCATTTCATACCAGGCACGAACAACACGCTGGAGATTAAAGCTTGCGAACCGTTCTTCCTGTTGATTATCACATCACTCATTCCTTCAACCATTAGTGTGCTGTCGTCTGCAAATCTGACTTTGCTCTTCTTTGTATTATCAAAATTAACCAGCTACTCTCTATTGCACGTCATGTGATTCGAGCAACCTGAGTCAAGATACCAACCTTTATCAAATGACTTCATACCTTCAGTAGTTGTCATTGCCATCAGGATTAGTGGCTTTGAATCTGATTCTTCCTGTGCAAGATGAGCCTCTTTGCTTTGAaacttattctttttcttccctttccCTGAGAAGCATTCATATGCAAAGTGCCCGAATTTATGGCAGTTAAAACACTCAAtgtttcttccatctttcttcttcGAGCTCTTCTCAGGATTCTTCTTTTCTACAGAATCAGATCTTTCATCTGGTTCTTCTGCACTGCTACtttctttcttccattttccttttcctgatttccatttccatttcttgaaattatttttctcattacTCTTAGAATGTTGAACTTTCAGCGCCTGCTCGTTGAGTTTAATAGGATTTCTTTCACTCATTCTCATCTCATGCGCCTCTAATGAGCTTTGGAGTTCTTCTACCTTGAGTTTTTCCAGGTCTCTTGACTCTTCGATTGCTACCACAATGTGATCACACTTCTGTGGTAGTGATCTCATGATTTTCTCAATCAACATAAGGTTTGTAGTCGTTTCTCCACAACCTTTCATTTGATTAACGATTGacaatattttgttgaaaaacTCACTCACTTTATCTCCATCATCCATCAACAAGTGCTCGTACTGCCTTCTTAACTATTGAAGCTTCACTTTTTTAACCTTTTCTCCTCCGGTATAGCATCTTACCAATATACCCCAAGCCTCTCTTGTTGTGGCTGCATTCTGAATCTTTTCAAAATGCACGTCGTCCACACATTGATGGATGATAAACAGAGCTTTATCATCTTTCCTCCTAAGCTCCTCCTTTTGTTCCTCTATGCCACCAAGATCAGGTTCACATCCCCTCTCTTCCACAATCGCACTGACACCTTGATAGTGAAACAATACCTTCATCTGTGCACTCCACCTGTTCCAATTTTTATCTGTGAGAACAGGAAAGCTTGCGGGAGGAATATCAGCCATGACACCTTCTCTTTTCTTGTCCAAGAACTGTCTTCTTGACCACCTTCAGCCGTCTTAACCACACCCTTCAGCCACCGCAGTGACACCGTGAAGAAAGATTGAAAATGCACACCCCCAAGTTTCTGCAACCTGGCTCTGGATACCACTAATAGAATAGAGAATAGAAGGTAGAGAGGAAGCTATGCACTAAACATAATGAATGAAGTGactgtattattttataacagaagaaaacaatgtttatatACATGAGATACCGTGACTGATAAAACAGTAACAGTACAACAGGAAACCGAATAAAACAGTAAGTTTGAATTACAACAAACTTCAATACTTGCGAAGTTAGActgatttttttaagaatatgaaattcaataaatttatgaaaatgatttgaatattttaaattataaaaagatttcgtgatatattttctcttatttatatttttatattattttattaacttaacATCAGATACCGTGTTATTGATTAGTTAAGATTAGAATATTGTTCACTTATCTTAATTTAAGATGTTTTTGTTTAACTATAACTAGTTTATTATTGCTTAACCTCGTTTGAAATATCATTGACTCGGtccaaattaaaacaatatagattttttttataaaagaatccTTAAAAGTGAAGtcaattatgattatttttgctaatattgttactttttttatttattaattaagataatattatttCCGAATTAATATTAGTCATGATTTATTagtcaatattaaaaaaaatcattttatacctattttCTTAACGGATATCATACTCTTTTTTTCACTTGAAGGTTATTGAGAttttttagtgtattttttgcatatatttttcttatacgCATTATTCAATAGGATATTTTTGTCAATCTTAGctcaatgaatttttttttatcgacaaaaagtaaataaaaaataattttctcgACAATGTCAAACAAATAATTctaatctaaattaaaaaaacaaatctcgatagatataaataaaataaaaaaagtcgCATTAACTtcaactaaaaactaatttaacttTCTTTGATCCggaaataatattaattaatattgacagAAAAATATAACCagttaatatttttgaaatattaaatattttgga
This Vigna angularis cultivar LongXiaoDou No.4 chromosome 4, ASM1680809v1, whole genome shotgun sequence DNA region includes the following protein-coding sequences:
- the LOC108330460 gene encoding uncharacterized protein LOC108330460, whose protein sequence is MADIPPASFPVLTDKNWNRWSAQMKVLFHYQGVSAIVEERGCEPDLGGIEEQKEELRRKDDKALFIIHQCVDDVHFEKIQNAATTREAWGCGETTTNLMLIEKIMRSLPQKCDHIVVAIEESRDLEKLKVEELQSSLEAHEMRMSERNPIKLNEQALKVQHSKRKGKWKKESSSAEEPDERSDSVEKKNPEKSSKKKDGRNIECFNCHKFGHFAYECFSGKGKKKNKFQSKEAHLAQEESDSKPLILMAMTTTEGMKSFDKGWYLDSGCSNHMTCNRE